In the genome of Fervidobacterium gondwanense DSM 13020, one region contains:
- a CDS encoding amidohydrolase, with protein MVIKNVLVLINGKLERLDIRILNGYINSLGETIISQDREETIDFSGKIITPGFVNTHTHVGMSVLRGYAEDIPFNTWLFERILPAEERLTPEAIYYGSIVSMMEMASHGVVAFCDMYFHEEMVAQAVADFGMKAVITRGLVDSNGDDNGRLDENIKLYEKWHGYDDRIYVGLGPHAPYSCSREYLLRILDVAKSNDMLVTMHFFENAWEYERYSPEEIINLGFDKIHFIPVHCTQLRDEHLEILKNSYPSINTVSNMKLGNGIPPIVEMLKKGIKITIGTDGPASNNSQNVLFDLRTTVLSQKVKSPENFNIYEAFNSITKNGYEALRLSGGEIAVDMPADLVIFDSNHIQLQPKHKFLENLVHSFTDSVYATMVNGKFVYIDGKYPTIDAEEVLSRFSIFSKKVTGIES; from the coding sequence ATGGTAATAAAGAACGTTCTTGTTCTAATAAACGGGAAACTTGAAAGATTGGACATTCGTATTTTAAACGGTTACATAAACTCGCTTGGCGAGACAATCATTTCACAAGACAGGGAAGAAACTATAGATTTTTCAGGAAAGATAATCACGCCTGGCTTTGTAAACACTCATACCCACGTTGGTATGTCCGTTCTCAGGGGTTATGCCGAGGATATCCCTTTCAACACCTGGCTTTTTGAAAGAATCCTGCCTGCTGAAGAACGCTTGACACCTGAAGCAATATACTACGGTTCAATAGTGTCCATGATGGAAATGGCATCTCATGGTGTTGTTGCTTTTTGCGATATGTATTTTCACGAGGAAATGGTCGCACAGGCGGTTGCAGATTTTGGCATGAAAGCTGTTATTACAAGAGGACTCGTAGATAGCAATGGCGATGACAACGGCAGGTTAGACGAGAATATTAAGCTGTATGAAAAATGGCATGGGTATGATGACAGAATCTATGTTGGTCTTGGTCCTCACGCACCATACAGCTGCTCGAGAGAATATCTTCTGAGAATATTAGATGTTGCAAAATCAAACGACATGCTGGTAACGATGCACTTTTTTGAGAACGCTTGGGAGTACGAAAGATATTCACCAGAAGAGATTATAAACCTTGGGTTTGATAAAATTCACTTCATACCGGTACATTGTACCCAACTGAGGGATGAGCACTTAGAAATTCTAAAAAATTCATACCCTTCCATCAATACCGTCAGTAACATGAAATTGGGAAACGGTATTCCGCCGATTGTGGAAATGTTGAAGAAAGGTATAAAAATAACAATAGGAACTGACGGTCCCGCGAGTAATAATTCGCAAAACGTTCTTTTTGATTTAAGAACAACGGTACTCTCTCAAAAGGTGAAATCTCCTGAAAATTTCAACATATATGAAGCGTTCAATTCTATTACAAAGAACGGTTACGAGGCTCTAAGACTCTCGGGTGGTGAAATAGCCGTCGACATGCCAGCTGACCTTGTCATTTTCGATAGCAACCATATCCAGCTGCAACCTAAACATAAATTCTTAGAGAATTTAGTTCATTCATTTACAGACAGCGTTTACGCAACGATGGTGAATGGAAAATTCGTCTATATAGATGGTAAATATCCAACAATAGATGCTGAGGAGGTGCTTTCAAGATTTTCGATTTTCTCGAAGAAGGTTACAGGTATAGAAAGCTGA
- a CDS encoding bifunctional folylpolyglutamate synthase/dihydrofolate synthase, protein MSNSGLFIDTLKYLYFTRPYNTMKLGLFRIEGLLSRMGNPHSGIKFFHVTGSNGKGSVTTFLEYLTYHHGHSVTGFYSPHLSTILERFHYNTSNIGEDEFVEAANEVRKHAEEMDRLGEEFSPSFFEYMTAMYFYITKMKNVEYGSVEVGLGGRFDSTNVLTPEVSVICTISLEHTNVLGNTVEEIAFEKAGIVKEGKPVVLGMMPEGALNVIKQVAKEKNSKVYEFGKDFVVEPVKYSFNENVYNYYGENTIKNIPVKLNGTHQLYNVGIALKSFELAHKLDEEAVKSAFERAFIPGRFEIVNGVVLDGSHNPQAAEKFAENIELYFPNKSRAGVFGIVDDKDKENVLRAIGPKFDTLIITRPPSKRAQKFQETYEIAKKYCKDVILEPEPLIAVDKLRELKHEAKFVTGSFYLVGYVRDYLVNGRINEELNLGGA, encoded by the coding sequence ATGAGCAACTCTGGACTTTTTATAGACACCTTAAAATACTTGTATTTTACTCGTCCATACAACACGATGAAGTTAGGTCTTTTTAGAATAGAAGGTTTGCTTTCCAGAATGGGTAATCCCCATTCTGGAATTAAATTCTTCCACGTAACAGGCTCAAACGGGAAAGGTAGCGTGACAACGTTCCTCGAGTACTTGACTTATCACCACGGCCATAGCGTTACTGGTTTTTATTCACCTCACCTGTCAACTATACTTGAGAGATTTCATTACAACACATCGAACATCGGAGAAGATGAGTTTGTTGAAGCAGCAAATGAAGTAAGAAAACATGCTGAGGAAATGGACAGACTTGGCGAAGAGTTTTCTCCAAGCTTTTTTGAATACATGACAGCTATGTACTTTTACATAACGAAGATGAAAAATGTCGAGTACGGAAGTGTGGAAGTCGGACTCGGTGGCAGGTTCGATTCAACAAATGTGCTAACACCGGAAGTATCGGTCATATGCACTATCTCTCTCGAGCATACGAACGTCTTGGGAAACACAGTGGAAGAGATAGCATTTGAGAAGGCAGGAATTGTTAAGGAAGGAAAACCTGTCGTTTTAGGTATGATGCCAGAAGGAGCATTAAATGTTATAAAGCAGGTAGCAAAGGAAAAGAATTCTAAAGTCTACGAGTTCGGTAAGGATTTTGTTGTAGAGCCTGTAAAATATTCTTTTAATGAAAATGTGTATAATTACTATGGTGAGAATACAATAAAGAACATACCTGTCAAGCTGAACGGAACTCACCAGCTTTACAACGTTGGTATAGCACTAAAATCGTTCGAACTGGCACACAAACTTGATGAAGAAGCTGTAAAAAGTGCATTTGAACGTGCTTTTATTCCCGGCAGATTTGAAATAGTAAACGGAGTTGTACTTGATGGTTCACACAATCCACAAGCTGCTGAAAAGTTTGCTGAAAACATAGAACTTTACTTTCCAAATAAAAGCAGGGCAGGGGTATTCGGTATAGTTGATGACAAGGATAAAGAGAATGTACTCAGAGCGATAGGTCCGAAATTCGACACACTGATAATAACAAGACCACCGTCAAAACGTGCACAGAAATTCCAAGAGACTTACGAAATCGCCAAGAAATACTGTAAGGATGTCATTCTTGAACCCGAACCGTTAATCGCAGTCGATAAGCTTAGAGAACTCAAACATGAAGCCAAGTTCGTCACTGGTTCGTTCTATCTTGTCGGATATGTTAGAGATTACTTAGTAAATGGAAGAATAAACGAAGAACTGAATCTGGGAGGTGCTTAA
- a CDS encoding TIGR01212 family radical SAM protein (This family includes YhcC from E. coli K-12, an uncharacterized radical SAM protein.), producing the protein MFDFLEEGYRYRKLSIELKKKYGEKVQRLPINAGFTCPNRTYGRPGCLFCDETGSGFTTFGGFSIKEQLEKMKERYKKKGIKKFIAYFQNYTNTYAPIDVLRKTYIQAIDEDIVQLDIATRPDCIDENVLNLVDEIKREYNIEISFDIGLQSANYHTLLKINRGHTLAEYIYAVNLIKKYNFEVVSHVILNLPGDNIVDVIESAKLLSALRVDGVKIHSLYIVEGSIFGEMYKTGKLEVGTLDSYVERCVTFLENLSPKITIHRLVADPPHSGTLFGNWGKTKTEIVNLIENTLKTKDTYQGKRTKIS; encoded by the coding sequence ATTTTCGATTTTCTCGAAGAAGGTTACAGGTATAGAAAGCTGAGCATTGAACTGAAGAAGAAATATGGTGAAAAGGTTCAAAGGCTACCAATTAACGCAGGTTTTACGTGTCCAAATAGGACTTACGGAAGGCCCGGATGTTTATTTTGTGACGAAACGGGAAGCGGTTTTACAACTTTCGGGGGGTTTAGTATAAAAGAACAACTCGAAAAAATGAAAGAACGTTACAAGAAGAAGGGCATCAAAAAGTTCATAGCTTATTTTCAGAATTATACCAATACCTACGCACCAATCGATGTTCTGAGAAAAACATATATTCAGGCAATTGATGAAGACATAGTCCAGCTTGATATAGCAACAAGGCCTGATTGTATAGACGAAAACGTGCTGAATCTGGTGGATGAAATAAAGAGAGAATACAATATCGAGATATCTTTCGACATTGGTTTGCAAAGTGCCAATTACCATACGTTGCTGAAAATAAACCGAGGCCACACGTTAGCCGAATACATATATGCCGTCAATTTGATTAAGAAATACAATTTTGAAGTTGTTTCTCACGTGATACTCAATTTACCTGGTGACAACATCGTAGACGTTATAGAGAGTGCAAAACTTTTAAGTGCGCTTAGAGTCGATGGAGTGAAGATACATTCATTGTACATCGTTGAAGGTTCAATCTTTGGTGAAATGTATAAAACCGGGAAACTGGAAGTCGGAACATTGGATAGCTATGTTGAAAGATGCGTCACATTCTTAGAAAATCTATCACCCAAGATTACCATTCACAGACTAGTTGCTGATCCTCCGCATTCGGGAACGTTATTCGGAAATTGGGGTAAGACAAAGACAGAAATAGTAAACCTAATAGAGAACACACTCAAAACGAAAGACACTTACCAAGGAAAGAGAACCAAAATTTCGTAA
- the rsfS gene encoding ribosome silencing factor, with translation MNVLEKKEAIDPVILNMSKTRLLTDYFVVCTANSNIHMKSLRDEVVDFFNDIGKDIIYYDRGEGYDWMLIDAGEIVVHIFTKSAREFYDLEHLWLDAERVVL, from the coding sequence ATGAATGTACTCGAAAAGAAGGAAGCGATAGATCCAGTTATACTGAACATGTCGAAGACAAGGCTGCTCACTGATTATTTTGTTGTTTGTACCGCAAACAGTAATATACACATGAAGAGCTTAAGAGACGAGGTTGTCGATTTCTTCAATGATATTGGAAAAGATATCATATATTACGATCGCGGTGAAGGATACGACTGGATGTTGATCGATGCAGGTGAAATAGTTGTTCACATATTTACAAAAAGCGCAAGAGAATTCTATGATCTGGAACACCTTTGGTTAGATGCGGAGAGGGTTGTGCTTTAA